The following are from one region of the Paenibacillus sp. KS-LC4 genome:
- a CDS encoding AAA family ATPase: MDMIKPPAELLFEAELRALREEDTGKRPPEWLLSPAYVRDFIIGREKPAILEGKEVEITRKFYGNDVLIERAVVTLAGNRGLMLVGDPGTAKTMLSELLSAAISGTSLNTIQGTAGTTEDMIKYSWNYAMLLDKGPSEAALVPAPLYNGMKQGIMTRFEEITRCPAEAQDSLISILSDKVMSIPELDGGVLFAKPGFNVIATANIRDKGVNEMSGALKRRFNFETIKPVSSMKMEAKIIENGARSLLLHSGVDAEIDLNVVELLATTFMELRSGITREGFKIDTPAASMSTAEAVSVYAQSAMTSYYYENKAISLDRLVQNMLGTIAKENEKDLSILKTYFSKVVKERSKEDAIWKDYYEERKWIG, encoded by the coding sequence ATGGATATGATCAAGCCGCCAGCTGAGCTATTATTTGAAGCAGAGCTGCGGGCGCTGCGTGAAGAGGATACAGGAAAACGTCCGCCTGAGTGGCTGCTGTCTCCAGCTTATGTGCGAGACTTTATAATCGGCAGAGAGAAGCCGGCTATTTTAGAGGGCAAGGAAGTGGAGATTACCCGCAAGTTTTACGGAAATGATGTGCTGATCGAACGTGCGGTTGTTACTTTGGCAGGAAACCGCGGGCTTATGCTCGTTGGAGACCCTGGTACAGCTAAGACGATGCTCAGCGAGCTGTTGTCAGCGGCGATATCTGGGACGAGCCTGAATACGATTCAAGGCACCGCCGGAACGACGGAGGATATGATCAAATATTCTTGGAATTATGCGATGCTGCTGGACAAAGGCCCGTCCGAGGCCGCGCTTGTGCCAGCACCTTTATATAACGGAATGAAGCAGGGCATTATGACCCGCTTTGAAGAAATTACCCGCTGCCCAGCGGAAGCGCAGGACAGCTTGATTAGCATTTTGAGCGACAAGGTGATGAGTATTCCTGAGCTGGATGGCGGCGTATTGTTCGCGAAGCCGGGCTTCAACGTCATCGCCACGGCGAATATTCGCGATAAAGGCGTCAACGAAATGAGCGGTGCCTTGAAGCGCCGATTTAACTTCGAGACCATTAAGCCTGTCAGCAGCATGAAGATGGAAGCGAAAATTATTGAAAATGGGGCCCGCAGCCTGCTCCTGCATAGCGGCGTTGATGCCGAAATCGACCTGAATGTGGTTGAGCTGCTGGCGACGACTTTTATGGAGCTGCGCTCTGGCATTACGCGCGAAGGCTTCAAAATCGACACCCCAGCAGCCTCAATGAGCACAGCCGAAGCGGTATCTGTCTATGCTCAAAGCGCCATGACCTCCTATTATTATGAAAATAAAGCGATTTCGCTGGATCGGCTCGTACAAAATATGCTCGGAACGATTGCCAAGGAAAATGAGAAGGACTTGTCCATCCTGAAAACCTATTTCTCCAAGGTCGTCAAGGAACGCTCCAAGGAAGATGCGATATGGAAGGACTATTACGAGGAAAGAAAATGGATTGGATAA